GTCGTCGGCCGGGGTGATGGCCAGGCCGCTCGACTTCAGCAGCGCCTTGCCTTCCTCCACGTTGGTGCCCTCCAGGCGCACGATCACCGGCACCTTGACGTCCACTTCCTTGACCGCGGCGATGATGCCCTCGGCAATCATGTCGCAGCGCACGATGCCGCCGAAGATGTTGACGAAGATCGCCTTCACGTCGTCCGACGACAGGATCAGCTTGAACGCCTCGGTCACGCGCGCCTTGGTGGCGCCGCCGCCCACGTCCAGGAAGTTGGCCGGCGAGCCGCCTTCGAGCTGGATCACGTCCATGGTGGCCATGGCCAGGCCCGCGCCGTTGACCATGCAGCCGATGTTGCCGTCCATGGTCACGTAGTTGAGGTCGTGCTGGCTGGCCTTGACCTCGGTCTCGTCTTCCTGGCGGATGTCGCGCATGGCGACCAGCTCGGGATGGCGGAAGCCGGCGTTGTCGTCGGAGTCGACCTTGCCGTCGAGCACCGCGAGGTTGCCGTCGGTGAGGATGGCGAGCGGATTGAGCTCCACCAGCGCCAGGTCCTTCTCGTTGAACAGCTTGTAGAGCCCCATCATGATCTTGGTGAGCTGGTTGACCTGCTTGGCGGTCAGGCCCAGGCCGAAGCCCATGTCGCGGCACTGGTAGGGCTGCAGGCCCTGCACGAAGTTCACGTTGAGCGACTGGATCTTCTCCGGCGTTTCCGCCGCCACCTGCTCGATGTCCACGCCGCCTTCGCTGGAGGCGATGAAGGTCACCGACTGCGTGCTGCGGTCCACCAGCACGGAGAGGTAGAGCTCCTTGGCGATATCGGTGGCCTGGGTGACCAGCACCGCGTCGATCGGCAGCTTGATGCCGGCCGTCTGGTAGGTCTCCATCCTGGTGCCGAGCATCGCCGTGGCGTACTCCTTGACCTGCTCGAGCGTCTTGGCGAGCTTCACGCCACCGGCCTTGCCGCGGCCGCCCGCGTGGATCTGGGCCTTGACCACCCAGAAGTCGCCGCCGATGGCCTTGGCCGCGTCAACAGCCTCCTCGGCGGTATGCGCAACGCGCCCGGCCGGGACTGCAATGCCGTAATCGGCAAACAACTGCTTCGCCTGGTACTCGTGGAAGTTCATGTGGGGATCCGTGGTGGGAGGATGGGACAGCGCCCGCCATTCTCGCCGATCCGGCCGCCCCACGCCAAAAACTCCTCCCCCCGACCCGGCGGACACTGCGTCCGGCACCTATATAGTGCGTGGACACCCAGGGGGGAGCCACGGTCCTTGCCAAGCCCAACCGCCGATCGCGCCATGCGCCGCGAGCTCTACCTGCTTGCCCTCTACCGGGTGCTCGAGGCCACGCTGCTGGCGGCCATGGTGTTCAGCCCGGCCGGCGCGCTGTTCGGCGAGGCCCGCGACCCGGCGCTCGCCGCCACCGTGGCCGTGGCCTACGTGCTGATGTCGCTGGTGCTGCTGCTGTTCTCGCAGCGCGAGAACTACCCGATGCTGCCGCACCTGCTGGTGGGCATCGTCTGCGACGTCGGCGCCGCCACGCTGGCCACGCACGCCATGCCCAGCGCCGGGCCAGGCATCGCGATGATGCTGCTCTTCAACGTCGGCGCGGCGTCGCTGCTGCTGCCGCTGCGCCTCGGCCTGGTGGCCGCCGCCCTGGCCTCCGGCGCGCTGGTGGCACAGTTCATGGTGGTCGTGGCGAGCGGCAGCATGGTGCGCGACCGCCCGCTGGCCGAGGTGCTGATGTTTGCCGTCAGCTACTTCGCCATGGCCACGCTGACCAACTTCCTGGGCCTGCAGACGCGCGAAAGCCGCACCATCGCCCAGCAGCGCGGCGCCGAAGCGGCGAACCTGGCCGAGATCAACGAACTGATCATCCGCCGCATGCGGGTGGGCGTGATGATGGTCGACGGTTCCGGCCACATCCGCATGTCCAACGAGGCGGCCATGGTGCTGCTGGGCAACACCGCCAGCGGCGCCGACGGCCAGCTGCGCACGCTGCCGCAGATCTCCCCGGCGCTGTCCATGCGCGTGGCCGAATGGCGGCGCAGCGGCGAGAGCGATGACACCCCGCTGAAGATCGGCGACGACGGCCACGACATCCTGCCGCGCTTCGCGCGCCTGCTGGCCACCGACGACACCACCCTGATCTTCCTCGACGACACCTCGCTGGTGGCACGCCGCGCCGAGACCCTGACCCTGGCCGCGATGGGCCGCTTCTCGGCGAGCCTTGCGCACGAGATCCGCAACCCGCTGGCCGCGATCAGCTACGCCACGCAGCTGCTCGAGGAATCGCGCGACATCGGCGACAGCGACCGCCGCCTGCTGCAGATCGTCCACCAGCAGTGCATGCGCACCAATGGCATCGTCGAAAGCGTGCTCAGCCTGGCCCGCCGCGAACGCGCCCAGCCGGAGCACGTCGACCTGGTCGGCCTGGTGCGCAATTTCGTCGAGGACTACCGCGAGACCACCCCGGAGGAGAACGGCAGCGTCAAGGCCGCCGGCAGCCTGGCGCGGCTCCCCGCCATGATCGACCCGCGCCACCTGCACCAGGTACTGACCGCGCTGGTCAACAACGCCGTGCGCCATGGCCACCAGCCCGGTGAACCCGCGCGCATCACACTCCACGTCGACGCGCAGGACGGCCTGCCGGTGATCCAGGTCAGCGACCGCGGCCCCGGCATCCCCGATGCCGTCACCGCGCAGCTGTTCCGGCCGTTCTTCACGACCTCCGAGCACGGCACCGGCCTGGGCCTCTACATCGCCCACGAGCTGTGCCGCGCCAACGAGGCCACGCTGGATTACGTGGCCGTTCCGGGCGGCGGGGCCTGCTTCCGGATGGTGTTGCGAGGCAGGAATGCGATGCTTGCCTCATCTTCAAACCTTTGACACTCGTCACAGTCTGCAAAAAGGTGCCAAAATTGGTCACCTTTCGCCTGACACGCCCATGACCATCATGAGTGAAGCCCGTAGCGCCCTTATCGTCGATGACGAACACGACATCCGCGAGCTGCTCGTACTCACCCTGGGCCGCATGGGCCTGCGCACCGACACCGCCGCCAACCTGGCGGTCGCACGCGAGATGCTGGCCGTCGCCAGCTACGACCTCTGCCTGACCGACATGCGCCTGCCCGACGGCTCCGGGCTGGAACTGGTGAGCGACATCTCCACCCGCTTCCCCAACACCCCGGTGGCGGTGATCACCGCCTACGGCAACGTCGAAGCCGCCGTGGAAGCGCTGAAGGCCGGCGCCTTCGACTTCGTCAACAAGCCGGTCGACATCAACGTGCTCAGAGGCCTGGTGCGCCAGGCGCTGGAGCTCAACACCAAGCGCACCACGCGCCCGGAGGAAGCCAGCCGCCTGCTCGGCACCTCGCCGGCCATGGTTGCCCTGCGCGACACCATCGCCAAGGTTTCGCGCAGCCAGGCGCCGGTGCACATCAGCGGCGAGTCCGGCACCGGCAAGGAGCTGGTGGCCCGCACCATCCACGCCCAGGGCGCGCGCGCCGGCGGGCCGTTCGTGCCGGTCAACTGCGGCGCCATCCCCACCGAGCTGATGGAGAGCGAGTTCTTCGGCCACAAGAAGGGCAGCTTCACCGGCGCCCACGCCGACAAGCCCGGCCTGTTCCAGACCGCCGACGGCGGCACCCTGTTCCTGGACGAAGTGGCCGAGCTTCCGCTGTCCATGCAGGTCAAGCTGCTGCGCGCCATCCAGGAAAAGAAGATCCGCCCGGTGGGTGCGAGCACCGAGATCGATGTCGACGTGCGCATCCTTTCGGCGACGCACAAGGACCTCAATGCGCTGGTGAATGCCGGCAGCTTCCGGCATGACCTGTATTACCGGATCAATGTGATCGAGCTGCACGTGCCGGCGCTGCGCGAGCGTGATGGCGACCTGCCGCTGCTGTCGAATGCGATCTTCGCGCGCCTGGCGCAGGCGATGCATCGCACTGCGCCGGTGCTGGGTCCGGATGCGCTGGCGGCCCTCGCGGGGTACGCGTTCCCGGGCAACGTGCGGGAGCTGGAGAACGTGCTGGAGCGGGCGATGGCGCTGGCCGACAGCGACCACATCACGGCGGCGGATCTGCGCTTGCCGACGGGTGGCGGTGGCGGGTTTGCCTCGCAGGGTCGCGGCGCGCCGATGGCGGCACCGCCGCCGGTGGGTCCATCACCCGGCTCGCTCAATCCCCGCGAGACCGCGTCGAGCGCCCTGCCGTCCTACATCGAAGAGATCGAGCGCGCGGCGATCCAGCAGGCGCTGACCGAGAGCCGCTACAACAAGACCAAGGCAGCGGCGGCGCTGGGGATCACGTTCCGGGCGTTGCGGT
This Luteimonas sp. MC1572 DNA region includes the following protein-coding sequences:
- the sucC gene encoding ADP-forming succinate--CoA ligase subunit beta, whose protein sequence is MNFHEYQAKQLFADYGIAVPAGRVAHTAEEAVDAAKAIGGDFWVVKAQIHAGGRGKAGGVKLAKTLEQVKEYATAMLGTRMETYQTAGIKLPIDAVLVTQATDIAKELYLSVLVDRSTQSVTFIASSEGGVDIEQVAAETPEKIQSLNVNFVQGLQPYQCRDMGFGLGLTAKQVNQLTKIMMGLYKLFNEKDLALVELNPLAILTDGNLAVLDGKVDSDDNAGFRHPELVAMRDIRQEDETEVKASQHDLNYVTMDGNIGCMVNGAGLAMATMDVIQLEGGSPANFLDVGGGATKARVTEAFKLILSSDDVKAIFVNIFGGIVRCDMIAEGIIAAVKEVDVKVPVIVRLEGTNVEEGKALLKSSGLAITPADDINDGARKAVQAAKAA
- a CDS encoding ATP-binding protein; its protein translation is MRRELYLLALYRVLEATLLAAMVFSPAGALFGEARDPALAATVAVAYVLMSLVLLLFSQRENYPMLPHLLVGIVCDVGAATLATHAMPSAGPGIAMMLLFNVGAASLLLPLRLGLVAAALASGALVAQFMVVVASGSMVRDRPLAEVLMFAVSYFAMATLTNFLGLQTRESRTIAQQRGAEAANLAEINELIIRRMRVGVMMVDGSGHIRMSNEAAMVLLGNTASGADGQLRTLPQISPALSMRVAEWRRSGESDDTPLKIGDDGHDILPRFARLLATDDTTLIFLDDTSLVARRAETLTLAAMGRFSASLAHEIRNPLAAISYATQLLEESRDIGDSDRRLLQIVHQQCMRTNGIVESVLSLARRERAQPEHVDLVGLVRNFVEDYRETTPEENGSVKAAGSLARLPAMIDPRHLHQVLTALVNNAVRHGHQPGEPARITLHVDAQDGLPVIQVSDRGPGIPDAVTAQLFRPFFTTSEHGTGLGLYIAHELCRANEATLDYVAVPGGGACFRMVLRGRNAMLASSSNL
- a CDS encoding sigma-54 dependent transcriptional regulator, whose protein sequence is MSEARSALIVDDEHDIRELLVLTLGRMGLRTDTAANLAVAREMLAVASYDLCLTDMRLPDGSGLELVSDISTRFPNTPVAVITAYGNVEAAVEALKAGAFDFVNKPVDINVLRGLVRQALELNTKRTTRPEEASRLLGTSPAMVALRDTIAKVSRSQAPVHISGESGTGKELVARTIHAQGARAGGPFVPVNCGAIPTELMESEFFGHKKGSFTGAHADKPGLFQTADGGTLFLDEVAELPLSMQVKLLRAIQEKKIRPVGASTEIDVDVRILSATHKDLNALVNAGSFRHDLYYRINVIELHVPALRERDGDLPLLSNAIFARLAQAMHRTAPVLGPDALAALAGYAFPGNVRELENVLERAMALADSDHITAADLRLPTGGGGGFASQGRGAPMAAPPPVGPSPGSLNPRETASSALPSYIEEIERAAIQQALTESRYNKTKAAAALGITFRALRYKLKKLGID